The nucleotide window CAAAAACGCCAAGCACTTCTCCAACAGCCAAGCCCCTGCGGAGTGACGGGCAGGAGGCACGCAACCGCCTGCTGGATGCGGCGCTGACACTGTTCGCAGACAAGGGCTTCGCCAAGACCTCCACCCGCGAAATCGCGCAGGCGGCGCAGGCCAACATCGCCTCCATCAGTTATTACTTCGGTGACAAGGACGGCCTGTACCGTGCGGTGTTCGCGGACCCGCGCTATAACCCGCCGTTTGCACCGCCTGACGACAATGCGGCGCCGCTGGACATCCGCAGCACCCTGACCCTCATGTTGCGCACCTTCGTAGAACCCCTCAAGACCGGGCAGCAAATTCGCCAGTGCATGAAGCTGCACTTTC belongs to Rhodoferax saidenbachensis and includes:
- a CDS encoding CerR family C-terminal domain-containing protein; the encoded protein is MPKTPSTSPTAKPLRSDGQEARNRLLDAALTLFADKGFAKTSTREIAQAAQANIASISYYFGDKDGLYRAVFADPRYNPPFAPPDDNAAPLDIRSTLTLMLRTFVEPLKTGQQIRQCMKLHFREMIEPTGMWQAEIDDNIKPAHEALVLALCRHLGVKKPDDDMHHLAFDIAGLGVMLHVGIDVIQAIRPALLGSATALDRYHARMVDSAMALVEAEARRRAPQPTPAPSSSPSKRKTQK